One region of Thermoanaerobaculia bacterium genomic DNA includes:
- a CDS encoding response regulator, producing MPKSILLADDSLTIQKVIELTFSDTDYELTTVSNGAEALSALDRLRPDLVMADVVMPGKNGYEVCEAIKSNPALADIPVILLSGTFEPFDRERAERARANAIVTKPFDSKNLLVQVESLLHGRRPSSASVAVPAAAEAPALEPRAFPAAAEPAGPPSDFRMDFAEFPGENAFEEAPPLAESPAPHPLDAERSAETAPGEPLAFPLDETSPFGRPAAGGVGALETGPEERGETASEADNVFEFPAVEPSSERETEAPSLEVPESWSSAKADEEITQEVRSPRFEPEPAFPAEPVFLHREPEPEPEPVAEPLVASPAAEPIVPPAAAAPAPPAVPEITTDTDIERLAQGASISDLASMVSRIAGPVSLSDEDVERISRRVVERISDKVVRDIAWEVVPEIAEILVRQRLRELEAETSGEPR from the coding sequence ATGCCTAAGTCGATCTTGCTGGCCGACGACTCGTTGACCATCCAGAAAGTCATCGAGTTGACGTTCTCCGACACCGATTACGAGCTGACGACCGTCAGCAACGGCGCCGAGGCGCTCTCGGCGCTCGATCGCCTCCGGCCCGATCTCGTCATGGCCGACGTGGTGATGCCCGGCAAGAACGGCTACGAGGTCTGCGAGGCGATCAAGTCGAACCCGGCGCTGGCCGATATTCCCGTGATCCTTCTCTCCGGGACCTTCGAGCCTTTCGATCGCGAGCGTGCCGAGCGGGCGCGCGCGAACGCGATCGTCACGAAGCCGTTCGACTCGAAGAATCTCCTCGTCCAGGTCGAGAGCCTCCTGCACGGCCGGCGGCCGTCATCGGCGAGCGTCGCCGTTCCGGCGGCCGCGGAGGCCCCCGCCCTCGAGCCTCGGGCGTTTCCTGCCGCGGCCGAGCCGGCAGGGCCGCCCTCCGATTTCCGCATGGATTTCGCCGAGTTTCCCGGAGAGAACGCGTTCGAAGAGGCTCCGCCGCTCGCCGAATCGCCCGCGCCCCATCCGCTCGATGCCGAACGCTCTGCCGAGACCGCGCCCGGCGAGCCGCTCGCTTTCCCGCTCGACGAGACTTCTCCGTTCGGGAGGCCCGCCGCCGGAGGCGTCGGCGCGCTCGAGACCGGCCCGGAAGAGAGGGGCGAGACGGCTTCCGAAGCGGACAACGTCTTCGAATTCCCCGCCGTCGAGCCTTCTTCGGAGCGCGAGACCGAGGCGCCGTCGCTCGAAGTGCCGGAATCCTGGTCCTCCGCCAAAGCCGACGAAGAGATCACTCAGGAGGTCCGGTCGCCGCGGTTCGAGCCGGAGCCCGCGTTCCCGGCGGAGCCCGTCTTCCTCCACCGTGAGCCGGAACCGGAGCCGGAGCCCGTGGCCGAGCCGCTCGTGGCCTCGCCCGCGGCGGAGCCGATCGTTCCTCCGGCCGCGGCCGCGCCGGCGCCGCCGGCCGTCCCGGAGATCACCACCGACACCGACATCGAGCGGCTCGCCCAGGGCGCGTCGATATCGGACCTCGCGAGCATGGTCAGCCGCATCGCCGGCCCGGTCTCCCTGTCCGACGAGGACGTGGAGCGGATCTCGCGCCGCGTCGTCGAGCGAATCTCCGACAAGGTCGTCCGCGACATCGCGTGGGAGGTCGTGCCGGAGATCGCGGAAATCCTCGTGCGGCAGCGGCTGCGGGAGTTGGAAGCCGAGACTTCCGGCGAACCGCGATAG
- a CDS encoding hydroxymethylglutaryl-CoA lyase: protein MTEELPYSITRPRVPQNATIYEVGPRDGLQNEKENVPTAVKIAFIEMLADAGLTAIEVTSFVRPDAVPQLADASEVVRGVRRRSGLRLPVLVPNMKGFEAARAVGVREVAVFTAASETFNRRNINCGIEESIERFRPVVAAAAEEKIRVRGYISTAFGCPFEGRIEPESVREVVHMLLDLGIEEISIGDTIGVATPNQVYDVVETLYASGVTRDVLALHFHDTRGTALANVCAGLDCGVTIFDSSAGGLGGCPYAPGATGNLATEDLVYLLDGLGVSTGVSLPGVVEASLYLARETGGHPSSRYLAARLGESEAAARA, encoded by the coding sequence ATGACGGAAGAGCTGCCCTATTCGATCACGCGCCCGCGCGTCCCCCAGAACGCGACGATCTACGAAGTCGGTCCCCGCGACGGTCTCCAGAACGAGAAGGAGAACGTCCCGACGGCGGTGAAGATCGCCTTCATCGAGATGCTCGCCGACGCCGGACTGACGGCGATCGAGGTCACGTCTTTCGTGAGGCCGGACGCCGTTCCGCAGCTTGCCGACGCCTCCGAAGTCGTCCGCGGGGTCCGGCGCCGCAGCGGGCTCCGGCTGCCGGTCCTCGTGCCCAACATGAAGGGCTTCGAGGCCGCGCGCGCCGTCGGCGTCCGCGAGGTCGCGGTGTTCACCGCCGCGTCGGAGACGTTCAACCGCCGCAACATCAACTGCGGGATCGAGGAGTCGATCGAACGGTTTCGGCCGGTCGTCGCGGCGGCCGCGGAGGAGAAGATCCGGGTGCGGGGATACATCTCGACCGCCTTCGGCTGCCCCTTCGAGGGAAGGATCGAGCCGGAGTCGGTACGGGAGGTCGTCCACATGCTCCTCGACCTCGGGATCGAGGAGATCTCGATCGGCGACACGATCGGGGTCGCCACCCCGAACCAGGTCTACGACGTCGTCGAGACGCTCTATGCGTCGGGGGTGACGCGCGACGTCCTCGCGCTCCATTTCCACGACACGCGCGGGACCGCTCTCGCCAACGTGTGCGCGGGCCTCGATTGCGGCGTGACGATCTTCGACTCCTCCGCCGGAGGGCTCGGAGGATGCCCCTACGCGCCGGGGGCGACGGGGAACCTCGCGACGGAGGATCTCGTCTATCTGCTGGACGGACTGGGCGTTTCGACCGGGGTCTCGCTTCCCGGGGTCGTGGAGGCGAGCCTTTACCTCGCTCGGGAGACGGGCGGGCACCCGTCTTCCCGGTATCTCGCGGCGCGGCTCGGCGAGTCCGAGGCGGCGGCCCGCGCCTAG
- a CDS encoding biotin/lipoyl-containing protein, whose protein sequence is MSRAAIGLRLGGRVEAVEAPAGAEVESRDGEIRAVTIEGRRAPVRVAVSGEAIYVWCAGESWEFTAAPAAAARRPGGADDVGLRAPMPGRIIRLLVAEGEEVARGATLLVLEAMKMEHEIKAPRDGKVARLPYLVGDQVEAGAPVVEFAG, encoded by the coding sequence ATGAGCCGCGCCGCGATCGGCCTCCGGCTCGGCGGCCGGGTCGAGGCGGTCGAGGCGCCGGCCGGCGCCGAGGTCGAGTCGCGCGACGGCGAGATCCGCGCGGTGACGATCGAAGGGCGGCGCGCTCCGGTGCGCGTCGCGGTCTCGGGCGAGGCGATCTACGTCTGGTGCGCCGGTGAGAGCTGGGAGTTCACCGCGGCGCCCGCGGCGGCGGCGCGAAGGCCCGGGGGGGCCGACGACGTCGGTCTCCGGGCGCCGATGCCGGGAAGGATCATCCGCCTCCTCGTGGCCGAAGGGGAGGAGGTCGCCCGTGGCGCCACACTCCTCGTCCTCGAGGCCATGAAGATGGAGCACGAGATCAAGGCGCCGCGGGACGGCAAGGTCGCCAGGCTCCCGTATCTCGTGGGCGACCAGGTCGAAGCGGGCGCGCCTGTCGTCGAATTCGCGGGATAA
- a CDS encoding biotin carboxylase N-terminal domain-containing protein yields MKIRRLLIANRGEIAVRVARTARERGLVTIAVYSSADRGARHVSACDEAIEIGAAAAAESYLNIPRILEAARRTGADAVHPGYGFLSENAGFAEAVEAAGLRWIGPPPAAMRAMGGKISSRERMLAAGVPVVPGFQDSSADEAAFRRAAEDLGFPVLVKASAGGGGKGMRRIDRPEQLADGLAAARREAASAFGDPAVYLEEAIDRPRHVEMQIFGDMGGHVLALGERECSIQRRHQKIVEEAPAASIGPETRRRMADAAVAAGKSVGYVGAGTVEFLVDPAGRFHFLEMNTRLQVEHPVTEETLGIDLVGAQIDVAEGMPLPAVWGDLVPRGHAIECRVYAEDPETYLPRSGRVLAYEEPEGPGVRVDSGIERGSTVGIDYDPILAKLIVRAEDRAAAVLRMRRALSEYVILGVTTNLPLLCRIAASEAFASGEIDTAFLSRLPPGGERHPPAAAIAAALAAARGAGRAGERPAATPWSEGGGWRAR; encoded by the coding sequence ATGAAGATCCGACGTCTCCTCATCGCCAACCGCGGCGAGATCGCCGTCCGCGTCGCTCGCACCGCGCGCGAGCGCGGCCTCGTCACGATCGCGGTCTACTCCTCCGCGGACCGCGGCGCGCGCCACGTCTCGGCGTGCGACGAGGCGATCGAGATCGGCGCCGCGGCGGCCGCGGAGTCCTACCTGAACATCCCCCGGATCCTCGAGGCGGCGAGGCGAACGGGAGCGGACGCGGTGCACCCCGGCTACGGCTTCCTTTCGGAGAACGCCGGGTTCGCCGAGGCCGTCGAAGCGGCCGGTCTCCGGTGGATCGGGCCTCCGCCGGCCGCGATGCGCGCGATGGGCGGCAAGATTTCCTCGCGCGAGAGGATGCTCGCGGCGGGCGTGCCGGTCGTCCCCGGCTTCCAGGACTCCTCCGCGGACGAAGCCGCGTTCCGGCGGGCGGCGGAAGATCTCGGGTTCCCGGTGCTGGTCAAGGCCTCCGCGGGCGGCGGGGGAAAGGGAATGCGGCGGATCGATCGCCCCGAGCAGCTCGCGGACGGGCTCGCGGCGGCGCGCCGAGAGGCGGCCTCCGCGTTCGGCGACCCCGCGGTCTATCTCGAGGAGGCGATCGACCGGCCCCGCCACGTCGAGATGCAGATCTTCGGCGACATGGGCGGACACGTCCTCGCGCTCGGCGAGCGGGAATGCTCGATTCAGCGCCGGCACCAGAAGATCGTGGAAGAGGCTCCCGCCGCTTCGATCGGTCCGGAGACCCGGCGGCGCATGGCGGACGCGGCGGTCGCCGCGGGGAAGTCGGTCGGCTACGTCGGGGCGGGCACCGTCGAGTTCCTCGTCGATCCCGCCGGGCGGTTCCATTTCCTCGAGATGAACACGCGGCTCCAGGTCGAGCATCCGGTCACCGAGGAGACGCTGGGAATCGATCTCGTCGGTGCGCAGATCGACGTCGCGGAGGGGATGCCGCTGCCGGCGGTTTGGGGGGATCTCGTTCCCCGCGGGCACGCGATCGAGTGCCGGGTGTACGCCGAGGACCCGGAAACGTACCTTCCCCGGTCGGGGAGGGTCCTGGCCTACGAGGAGCCGGAGGGGCCCGGCGTCCGCGTCGACTCCGGAATCGAGCGGGGCTCCACGGTCGGCATCGACTACGACCCGATCCTCGCCAAGCTCATCGTGCGCGCCGAAGACCGCGCTGCGGCCGTCCTTCGCATGCGGCGCGCGCTGTCGGAGTACGTGATTCTCGGCGTGACGACGAACCTCCCGCTGCTTTGCCGGATCGCGGCCTCCGAGGCGTTCGCGTCGGGGGAGATCGACACCGCTTTCCTCTCGCGCCTTCCTCCGGGCGGGGAGCGGCATCCTCCCGCCGCGGCGATCGCGGCCGCGCTCGCCGCGGCGCGCGGCGCCGGCCGCGCCGGAGAGCGCCCCGCCGCGACGCCGTGGAGCGAAGGCGGCGGATGGAGGGCCCGATGA